The following nucleotide sequence is from Nakamurella alba.
TGTTGGCCATCGTCGCCACGTCCACCCCGGCACCCCACAATGCGTCGAGCGCCGACGCCGGAGCCCGGAACGTGTACGACTTGTCCTGCTGCTCACCGGCTTCGGTGATGGCGGTCTCCAGGTTCAGCATCGTCAGGTCGGCCCTGGCGAGCCCGGCGGCGGCCACCCCGAAGGCGGTGGCCGGGTCGTCGAGCCGGTCGCGGGTGCGCTCGGAGAAGTTCACGTCCCCGGCCAGCGCGAGGGTGAAGGTGCCCTCCGGCGGAGCGGTGCTGGTGGCCGGCGGGCGGGACGAGGAAGTCGGTCGGGTCGACGAGGGGGTCCGGGTGGTCGCCACGACGGCGTCTGATGCCGTGGAACTGGTCCCGCTCACCACGACGGACGCCACGACCGTGGTCCGCTCGGTCACCGTCACCACCGGGCCGGCCTCCCCGGCGGCGCCGGACCCGCAGCCCGCGGCCAGCAGGGCGAGGGCAACCACCGCCGCCGGCCACGGGCGCCGTCGCTGCGTCATCCCGGCACCGTGGCACACCCGCCGCCGCCCGCCGCCGTGTCGCCCGGTGTGTCGGGCCGGACCCACCCGTTCGCCGGGCCGGTCCACCGGTCCGGGTCAGGACCGGTGGGCCACCAGGTTGACGACGGTGCCGTCCGGCGACCGGACCAGGAACCGCCGCACGCCCCACTCCTCCGTGGTCAGCGGGTGCACGATCTCGTAGCCGGCCGCGAGCGCCTCGGCGTAGGCGGCGTCCACGTCGTCGACGTGCACCGACAACTGCGAGTCGGCCGGTGAGGTGCGGTCGCCGGTGACCAGCTGGACGTGCGCACCTGAGTCGGGATCGGTGAACCGGGCCACCCAGCCCAGGTTGAACTCCTCGTCCCGCAGGCCGAGGAAGTCCGACCAGAAGGGCCGGGCCTGCTCGATGTCCGGCACCGGGATGTTCGTCGTGATCTTCATGGCCCGCACGGCCGTCACCTCGGTTCTCGATCGGTTCGTTTCTCCCGATCGATCATCACCCCGACCCGCCGCAGCCGCAGCCGGTCAGTCCTCGATCGTCTCCCCGGGCGCCGGCGAGAGCAGCGGGCGGCCGCCGGTGAGCGGGGCCAGGAAGTTCCCGATCGACCCACGGCCGATCTCGTTGTACATGCCGTCGTGGATCTGCACGCTGCGCCGCGGGCCGACCGCGCGGACGAAGTCGACGGCCTCGCCGAGCTTGGTCCACGGGCCGCTGGTCGGCAGCAGCAGGGTGTCGACCTCGGCATCGGGCACGTCGTAGGAGTCGCCCGGGTGGTAGACGCCGTCCACCAGGTAGCCGACGTTGGACATCGGCGGCAGGTCGCGGTGGATGACGGCGTGCGCGCCGCTGCCGACCACCTGCACCGAGAGCCCGGCGACATCGAAGGTGTCGCCCGGGGTGACGACGGTGGCGCGGCCGGCCAGGTCGCCGAGTAGCGCGGCGGCCGCGG
It contains:
- a CDS encoding VOC family protein, with amino-acid sequence MRAMKITTNIPVPDIEQARPFWSDFLGLRDEEFNLGWVARFTDPDSGAHVQLVTGDRTSPADSQLSVHVDDVDAAYAEALAAGYEIVHPLTTEEWGVRRFLVRSPDGTVVNLVAHRS
- a CDS encoding MBL fold metallo-hydrolase translates to MVAVTKHAHATVVLGSAGCTLLLDPGVFTTNAADLLATADAVLITHDHPDHIDPAVISAALADRPELPLYAPAAAAALLGDLAGRATVVTPGDTFDVAGLSVQVVGSGAHAVIHRDLPPMSNVGYLVDGVYHPGDSYDVPDAEVDTLLLPTSGPWTKLGEAVDFVRAVGPRRSVQIHDGMYNEIGRGSIGNFLAPLTGGRPLLSPAPGETIED